In Kitasatospora sp. NBC_00240, the following are encoded in one genomic region:
- a CDS encoding carbohydrate ABC transporter permease, with protein sequence MSRNRQLSAGRGVYAFLGAAVALSVFPLYWTLVAASRNNTDIHSVPPILLPGANLLHNIGQAFSRTDMGLALLNSLIVSSLVTASVVLTSTFGGFAFAKLPFRGSRPLLAGVVATMMVPTQLGIIPLYIMMANWLHWADHLQALIVPAAANAFGLFFMRQYLVTSLPDELLDAGRIDGCTTRGLVRHIVLPTARPAMSVLGMLTFMATWNDFYWPKVVMTQQNPTIQLTLSELASGYIKDYSLVLTGALVASLPVIAVFLLMGRQIIDGIMQGATKG encoded by the coding sequence ATGAGCCGCAACCGCCAACTCTCCGCGGGCCGGGGCGTGTACGCCTTCCTCGGCGCCGCCGTGGCGCTCTCGGTGTTCCCGCTCTACTGGACGCTGGTCGCCGCCTCGCGCAACAACACCGACATCCACAGCGTGCCGCCGATCCTGCTGCCGGGCGCCAACCTGCTGCACAACATCGGCCAGGCCTTCAGCCGGACCGACATGGGCCTGGCCCTGCTGAACTCGCTGATCGTCTCCTCGCTGGTCACCGCGAGCGTGGTGCTCACCTCGACCTTCGGCGGCTTCGCCTTCGCCAAACTGCCGTTCCGGGGCAGCAGGCCGCTGCTGGCCGGCGTGGTGGCGACCATGATGGTGCCGACCCAGCTGGGCATCATCCCGCTCTACATCATGATGGCCAACTGGCTGCACTGGGCGGACCACCTGCAGGCCCTGATCGTGCCGGCCGCCGCCAACGCCTTCGGCCTGTTCTTCATGCGCCAGTACCTGGTCACCTCGCTGCCGGACGAACTCCTCGACGCCGGCCGGATCGACGGCTGCACCACCCGCGGCCTGGTCCGGCACATCGTGCTGCCGACCGCCCGCCCGGCGATGAGCGTGCTCGGCATGCTGACCTTCATGGCCACCTGGAACGACTTCTACTGGCCCAAGGTCGTGATGACCCAGCAGAACCCCACCATCCAGCTCACCCTCTCCGAACTGGCCAGCGGCTACATCAAGGACTACTCCCTCGTCCTCACCGGCGCACTCGTCGCCAGCCTCCCCGTCATCGCGGTCTTCCTGCTGATGGGGCGCCAGATCATCGACGGAATCATGCAGGGAGCGACGAAGGGATGA
- a CDS encoding discoidin domain-containing protein: protein MLAPPVRTAAGPERSSPGWRAVAATVAAALVAALMLFVPTSRAQAAPVLLSQGKPVTASSEENYGTTAANAVDGNTGTRWSSANTDPQWIQVDLGSPAAIGQVVLNWESAYGKAYQIQLSTDGTNWTTAYSTTTGAGGTETLAVSGTARYVRMNGTARATGYGYSLWEFQVFGSAATAGCGTTNAAQGRPATASSEENYGTTAANAVDGNTGTRWSSANTDPQWIQVDLGSAQPVCQVVLNWESAYGKAYQIQLSTDGTNWTTAYSTTTGAGGTETLAVSGTARYVRMNGTARATGYGYSLWELQVRTGGDPTTPPTTPPTTPTTPPTTPPVTPPPGNWTTVFNEDFTGNAGTAPSAANWITQTGTSYPGGPANWGTSEVQTNTNAPANVSLNGNGALNLTALKNGDAWTSGRVESQRSDFAAPAGGQLQISATVKQPNVADGTGYWPSFRAMGAGNRGNFTVWPGAGESDILENVNGRSQLSTTLHCGTAPGGNCNEYNGMTSGLASCTGCQSDYHTYSQILDRTTSDEQIRWYLDGRQVWQVSESQVGVSTWDAAVHHGFYLVFNLGIGGGFPNGNCNCTSPTASTTSGGALSIDKVTVSTTTGNAPAPLTDPAVPTGGSTVKVTGGQGNWALTVNGAPYQVKGITWGPANTTVDAHVRELKAMGVNTLRTWGTDAGSKPLLDTAAAHGIKVVNGFWLNQGADYVNDTAYMDSTIEQIKQWVTTYRNHPGVLMWDVGNEVILTTQDHTYNGTTVEQQRVAYAKYVERVTQAIHAIDTNHPVTSTDAYTAAWKYYKDYTPSLDLLAVNSYGSVCNVKADWIAGGYTKPYIITESGEDGEWEVPNDANGVPTEPSDIKKRDAYLSNWGCITGHQGVALGATVFHYGTENDFGGVWYNTVPAGWKRLSFYSVAKDYNGDVGTNTPPVISDMTLSNTASVPAGGTFTISTTTTDPNGDLIRYQLLYCAKYAGGGTGFDQVKFVQTADGRFTATAPKNLGVYKVYVYAYDGHGNVGIETKSFRVVAPVVNGTNVALNKPTTASTFQAVGNGAPYPANNATDGNWGTRWASEWADPQWIRVDLGAVTTFKHIQLGWEGAYGKAYQIQTSNDGTNWTTVWSTTTGTGGIDDFDVAGSGRYVRVNITQRGTAYGDSLYEFGVYA, encoded by the coding sequence ATGCTCGCACCACCCGTCCGGACAGCCGCCGGCCCCGAACGCTCGTCACCCGGGTGGCGAGCGGTGGCCGCGACCGTCGCGGCAGCCCTGGTCGCGGCCCTGATGCTGTTCGTTCCCACGAGCCGCGCCCAGGCCGCGCCCGTTCTGCTGTCCCAGGGCAAGCCGGTGACCGCCTCCTCGGAGGAGAACTACGGCACCACGGCCGCCAACGCCGTCGACGGCAACACCGGCACCCGCTGGTCGAGCGCCAACACCGACCCGCAGTGGATCCAGGTCGACCTCGGCAGCCCGGCCGCGATCGGCCAGGTCGTGCTGAACTGGGAGTCCGCGTACGGCAAGGCGTACCAGATCCAGCTCTCCACCGACGGGACGAACTGGACCACCGCGTACTCCACCACCACCGGCGCCGGCGGCACCGAGACGCTCGCCGTCTCCGGCACCGCCCGCTACGTGCGGATGAACGGCACCGCCCGGGCCACCGGCTACGGCTACTCGCTCTGGGAGTTCCAGGTCTTCGGCAGCGCGGCCACCGCCGGCTGCGGCACGACCAACGCCGCCCAGGGTCGCCCGGCCACCGCGTCGAGCGAGGAGAACTACGGCACCACGGCCGCCAACGCCGTCGACGGCAACACCGGCACCCGCTGGTCGAGCGCCAACACCGACCCGCAGTGGATCCAGGTCGACCTCGGCTCGGCCCAGCCGGTCTGCCAGGTCGTGCTGAACTGGGAGTCCGCGTACGGCAAGGCGTACCAGATCCAGCTCTCCACCGACGGGACGAACTGGACCACCGCGTACTCCACCACCACCGGCGCCGGCGGCACCGAGACGCTCGCCGTCTCCGGCACCGCCCGCTACGTGCGGATGAACGGCACCGCCCGCGCCACCGGCTACGGCTACTCGCTCTGGGAGCTGCAGGTCCGCACCGGCGGTGACCCGACCACGCCGCCCACCACCCCGCCGACCACGCCGACCACGCCGCCCACCACCCCGCCGGTGACCCCGCCGCCGGGCAACTGGACCACGGTGTTCAACGAGGACTTCACGGGCAACGCCGGCACCGCGCCGTCCGCCGCGAACTGGATCACCCAGACCGGCACCTCCTACCCGGGCGGTCCGGCCAACTGGGGCACCAGCGAGGTGCAGACGAACACCAACGCGCCCGCCAACGTCTCGCTCAACGGCAACGGCGCGCTCAACCTCACCGCGCTGAAGAACGGCGACGCCTGGACGTCGGGCCGGGTCGAGAGCCAGCGCTCCGACTTCGCCGCCCCGGCCGGTGGCCAGCTCCAGATCTCCGCGACGGTCAAGCAGCCGAACGTCGCCGACGGCACCGGCTACTGGCCGTCGTTCCGCGCGATGGGCGCCGGCAACCGCGGCAACTTCACCGTCTGGCCGGGCGCCGGCGAGTCGGACATCCTGGAGAACGTCAACGGCCGCAGCCAGCTCTCCACCACCCTGCACTGCGGTACCGCCCCCGGCGGCAACTGCAACGAGTACAACGGCATGACCAGCGGGCTGGCCAGCTGCACCGGCTGCCAGAGCGACTACCACACGTACTCGCAGATCCTGGACCGCACCACCTCGGACGAGCAGATCCGCTGGTACCTCGACGGCCGTCAGGTCTGGCAGGTCAGCGAGTCCCAGGTCGGCGTCTCCACCTGGGACGCGGCCGTGCACCACGGCTTCTACCTGGTGTTCAACCTCGGCATCGGCGGCGGGTTCCCGAACGGGAACTGCAACTGCACCTCGCCGACCGCGAGCACCACGTCCGGCGGCGCGCTGAGCATCGACAAGGTGACGGTCTCCACCACCACCGGCAACGCCCCGGCGCCGCTGACCGACCCGGCCGTCCCGACCGGCGGCTCCACCGTCAAGGTGACCGGGGGCCAGGGCAACTGGGCGCTGACCGTGAACGGCGCGCCGTACCAGGTCAAGGGCATCACCTGGGGCCCGGCGAACACCACCGTCGACGCGCACGTCCGTGAGCTCAAGGCGATGGGCGTCAACACCCTGCGCACCTGGGGCACCGACGCCGGCAGCAAGCCGCTGCTGGACACCGCCGCCGCGCACGGGATCAAGGTCGTCAACGGGTTCTGGCTGAACCAGGGCGCGGACTACGTCAACGACACCGCGTACATGGACAGCACGATCGAGCAGATCAAGCAGTGGGTGACCACCTACAGGAACCACCCCGGTGTGCTGATGTGGGACGTGGGCAACGAGGTCATCCTCACCACCCAGGACCACACCTACAACGGCACCACGGTCGAGCAGCAGCGGGTCGCGTACGCCAAGTACGTCGAGCGGGTCACCCAGGCGATCCACGCCATCGACACCAACCACCCGGTGACCTCCACCGACGCCTACACCGCGGCGTGGAAGTACTACAAGGACTACACCCCGAGCCTGGACCTGCTGGCCGTCAACTCCTACGGCTCGGTCTGCAACGTCAAGGCCGACTGGATCGCCGGCGGCTACACCAAGCCGTACATCATCACCGAGTCCGGCGAGGACGGTGAGTGGGAGGTCCCGAACGACGCCAACGGCGTGCCCACCGAGCCCTCGGACATCAAGAAGCGTGACGCCTACCTGTCCAACTGGGGCTGCATCACCGGCCACCAGGGCGTCGCGCTCGGCGCCACGGTCTTCCACTACGGCACCGAGAACGACTTCGGCGGCGTCTGGTACAACACCGTGCCGGCCGGCTGGAAGCGCCTCAGCTTCTACTCGGTGGCCAAGGACTACAACGGCGACGTGGGCACCAACACGCCTCCGGTGATCTCCGACATGACGCTGAGCAACACCGCGAGCGTCCCGGCCGGCGGCACGTTCACCATCAGCACCACCACGACCGACCCGAACGGCGACCTGATCCGCTACCAGCTGCTCTACTGCGCCAAGTACGCGGGCGGCGGCACCGGGTTCGACCAGGTCAAGTTCGTCCAGACCGCCGACGGCCGGTTCACCGCGACCGCCCCGAAGAACCTGGGCGTGTACAAGGTCTACGTCTACGCCTACGACGGCCACGGCAACGTGGGCATCGAGACCAAGTCCTTCCGCGTGGTGGCCCCGGTGGTCAACGGGACGAACGTGGCGCTGAACAAGCCGACCACCGCCTCGACCTTCCAGGCGGTCGGCAACGGCGCGCCGTACCCGGCGAACAACGCCACCGACGGCAACTGGGGCACCCGTTGGGCCAGCGAGTGGGCCGACCCGCAGTGGATCCGGGTCGACCTCGGCGCCGTCACCACCTTCAAGCACATCCAGCTGGGCTGGGAGGGCGCCTACGGCAAGGCGTACCAGATCCAGACCTCCAACGACGGCACCAACTGGACGACCGTCTGGTCCACCACCACCGGGACCGGCGGCATCGACGACTTCGACGTCGCCGGCAGCGGCCGCTACGTCCGGGTGAACATCACCCAGCGGGGGACCGCCTACGGCGACTCGCTCTACGAGTTCGGCGTCTACGCCTAG
- a CDS encoding extracellular solute-binding protein yields the protein MPTFRTGPRTRLLGAAAALTALLAVTGCSSGGGSQAQDDPNEKITLTVNLFSDFGYADLYKQYEQQHPNITIKENRADMGAHHQNLQAHLLAGSGTADVEAIEIGQVAGFQAQASKFVNFLENGVDAAQWVPSKTAPASSADGKVLFGLGTDMGGMALCYRSDLFKAAGLPTDRDQVSALLTDWKAYAATGKKFLADSPNKDVRWFDSGGNLFSAVIAQAPTGFYDAAGKPVVNDNPAVRQAFDLVAGAIKDGESAGIQAFTPAWDTGFQKSQFATVACPAWMSYQFKANPPTDGGTWDMARIPGGGGNWGGSYLSVPRSGKHTKAATELAKWLTAPEQEGKLFTEKGYFPSDQALWSRPDIADHTDPLFNNAPTGKIFSQSAKDLKPQPLGAHGAEIGTALGNALTSIEQGKTDADGAWKKALADVGNIVG from the coding sequence ATGCCCACCTTCCGTACCGGTCCGAGAACCCGGCTCCTCGGCGCGGCAGCCGCGCTCACCGCCCTGCTGGCCGTGACCGGCTGTTCCAGCGGCGGCGGGAGCCAGGCGCAGGACGACCCGAACGAGAAGATCACCCTGACGGTCAACCTCTTCTCCGACTTCGGGTACGCGGACCTCTACAAGCAGTACGAGCAGCAGCACCCCAACATCACCATCAAGGAGAACCGCGCCGACATGGGCGCGCACCACCAGAACCTGCAGGCCCACCTGCTCGCCGGCTCCGGCACCGCCGACGTCGAGGCGATCGAGATCGGCCAGGTCGCCGGGTTCCAGGCGCAGGCGTCCAAGTTCGTCAACTTCCTGGAGAACGGCGTCGACGCCGCCCAGTGGGTGCCCTCCAAGACCGCGCCCGCCTCCAGCGCCGACGGCAAGGTGCTCTTCGGCCTCGGCACCGACATGGGCGGCATGGCGCTCTGCTACCGCAGCGACCTGTTCAAGGCCGCCGGCCTGCCCACCGACCGGGACCAGGTCTCGGCGCTGCTCACCGACTGGAAGGCCTACGCCGCCACCGGGAAGAAGTTCCTGGCCGACAGCCCCAACAAGGACGTCCGCTGGTTCGACAGCGGCGGCAACCTGTTCAGCGCCGTCATCGCCCAGGCCCCGACCGGCTTCTACGACGCCGCCGGCAAGCCCGTGGTGAACGACAACCCGGCCGTCCGGCAGGCCTTCGACCTGGTGGCCGGCGCGATCAAGGACGGCGAGTCGGCCGGCATCCAGGCCTTCACCCCCGCCTGGGACACCGGGTTCCAGAAGAGCCAGTTCGCCACCGTCGCCTGCCCGGCCTGGATGAGCTACCAGTTCAAGGCCAACCCGCCCACCGACGGCGGCACCTGGGACATGGCCCGGATCCCCGGCGGCGGCGGCAACTGGGGCGGCTCGTACCTCTCGGTGCCCAGGTCCGGCAAGCACACCAAGGCCGCCACCGAGCTGGCCAAGTGGCTCACCGCGCCCGAGCAGGAGGGCAAGCTCTTCACCGAGAAGGGCTACTTCCCCTCCGACCAGGCCCTGTGGAGCCGGCCCGACATCGCCGACCACACCGACCCGCTGTTCAACAACGCGCCCACCGGCAAGATCTTCTCCCAGTCCGCCAAGGACCTGAAGCCGCAGCCGCTCGGCGCGCACGGCGCCGAGATCGGCACCGCCCTCGGCAACGCCCTCACCTCGATCGAGCAGGGCAAGACCGACGCCGACGGGGCCTGGAAGAAGGCCCTCGCGGACGTCGGCAACATCGTCGGCTGA
- a CDS encoding shikimate 5-dehydrogenase has product MTTQISKDTRLCMSLAARPGNFGTRFHNFLFRELGLDYLYKAFTTTDLPAAIGGVRALGIRGCAISMPFKEEVIALVDELDPSAAAIRSVNTIVNDDGVLRACNTDYLAVAQLLEVHRVPLDATVAVRGSGGMAKAVAGALGDAGYRSGTVVARNEPAGRALAEAQGWSWRSDVGGLRADLIVNVTPIGMRGGPEAEDLSFEPATVEAATTVFDVVALPVETPLVRRARALGRQVISGHEVLVRQGLEQFVRYTGVRPDRELVERAAAQARD; this is encoded by the coding sequence ATGACCACGCAGATCAGCAAGGACACCCGGCTGTGCATGTCGCTGGCCGCGCGGCCCGGCAACTTCGGCACCAGGTTCCACAACTTCCTCTTCCGGGAACTCGGCCTGGACTACCTCTACAAGGCCTTCACCACCACCGACCTGCCGGCGGCGATCGGCGGGGTCCGGGCGCTGGGCATCCGGGGCTGCGCGATCTCCATGCCGTTCAAGGAGGAGGTGATCGCGCTGGTCGACGAGCTGGACCCGTCGGCGGCGGCGATCCGCTCGGTCAACACGATCGTCAACGACGACGGGGTCCTGCGGGCCTGCAACACCGACTACCTCGCCGTCGCCCAGCTGCTGGAGGTCCACCGGGTGCCGCTGGACGCCACCGTCGCGGTCCGTGGCAGTGGCGGCATGGCCAAGGCCGTGGCCGGCGCGCTCGGCGACGCCGGGTACCGCTCCGGCACGGTGGTCGCCCGCAACGAGCCGGCCGGCCGTGCCCTGGCCGAGGCGCAGGGCTGGTCCTGGCGCTCCGACGTGGGCGGCCTGCGGGCCGACCTGATCGTCAACGTGACGCCGATCGGCATGCGCGGCGGCCCCGAGGCGGAGGACCTTTCCTTCGAGCCCGCGACCGTGGAGGCCGCGACGACCGTCTTCGACGTGGTCGCGCTGCCGGTGGAGACACCGCTGGTCCGCCGGGCCCGCGCACTCGGCCGGCAGGTGATCAGCGGACACGAGGTGCTGGTGCGGCAGGGGTTGGAGCAGTTCGTCCGCTACACCGGGGTGCGCCCCGACCGGGAGCTGGTCGAGCGCGCGGCGGCCCAGGCCCGGGACTGA
- a CDS encoding carbohydrate ABC transporter permease encodes MAASVSAGRSARAARAPVAAHRRHRLDRTLSPYLYIAPFFLVFAGFGLFPMLYTGYVSMTNWRVDVPGSQGQWVGLENYRKLLDDPFFLNALKNTVGIGVLSTVPQLLLALVLAHLLNYRMRGRTLFRLGVLLPNVTSVAAVTLIFVQLFGRDYGLINWTLGLFGVEHIDWQAGTLSSWTAISAIVTWRWTGYNALIFLAAMQAVPFELYEAAAIDGASRWRQFRSITVPMLRPTILFSVIVSTIGALQLFGEPMLFGQQQDPTTGGSQHQFQTLALYSYNQFWGRFKYGYGAAVSWAMFLLIVVIVAANLIAARRMKGLDA; translated from the coding sequence ATGGCTGCGTCCGTCTCCGCCGGCCGGAGCGCCCGGGCCGCCCGCGCACCCGTGGCGGCCCACCGTCGGCACCGGCTCGACCGCACCCTCTCGCCGTACCTCTACATCGCGCCGTTCTTCCTGGTGTTCGCGGGCTTCGGGCTCTTCCCGATGCTCTACACCGGGTACGTGTCGATGACCAACTGGCGGGTCGACGTCCCCGGCAGCCAGGGGCAGTGGGTCGGGCTGGAGAACTACCGCAAGCTGCTGGACGACCCGTTCTTCCTCAACGCGCTGAAGAACACCGTCGGCATCGGCGTGCTCTCCACCGTTCCGCAGCTGCTGCTCGCGCTCGTCCTCGCGCACCTGCTGAACTACCGGATGCGCGGGCGGACGCTGTTTCGGCTCGGCGTCCTGCTGCCCAACGTCACCTCGGTCGCCGCCGTCACCCTGATCTTCGTCCAACTCTTCGGCCGTGACTACGGGTTGATCAACTGGACGCTCGGCCTGTTCGGCGTCGAGCACATCGACTGGCAGGCCGGCACGCTCTCCTCCTGGACGGCCATCTCCGCCATCGTCACCTGGCGCTGGACGGGCTACAACGCCCTGATCTTCCTCGCCGCGATGCAGGCCGTGCCGTTCGAGCTGTACGAGGCCGCCGCCATCGACGGGGCGAGCCGCTGGCGGCAGTTCCGCTCGATCACCGTCCCGATGCTCCGCCCGACGATCCTGTTCTCGGTGATCGTCTCCACCATCGGCGCGCTCCAGCTGTTCGGCGAGCCGATGCTCTTCGGCCAGCAGCAGGACCCGACCACCGGCGGCTCCCAGCACCAGTTCCAGACCCTCGCGCTGTACTCCTACAACCAGTTCTGGGGCCGCTTCAAGTACGGCTACGGCGCGGCCGTCTCCTGGGCGATGTTCCTGCTGATCGTCGTGATCGTCGCCGCCAACCTGATCGCCGCCCGCCGGATGAAGGGACTGGACGCCTGA
- a CDS encoding glycoside hydrolase family 3 C-terminal domain-containing protein: MTDIRTTADTATDRGPAPAAPDLAPAAPKAAALDAAALALDLDRKAALVSGGGTFRTSAEPALGLRPIITSDGPVGVRGERWDESDTALALPSVTAMAAGWDEDLVRELGALLAAEARRKGVDMLLAPTLNLHRSPLAGRHFECFSEDPLLTGRIGAAYIEGVQSGGVAATAKHYVANDSETERLTLDARVDERTLREVYLAPFEAAVRAGVWAVMSAYNRVNGESMSESSLLAEPLKGEWGFDGLVVSDWGAIRNTAPSGSAGVDLAMPGPNEHWAAALAEAVRSGLVSEAALDDKVRRLLRLAGRVCALDGPATESAPAPTPADDTTRGLLRRAAAAAAVLLHNRDAVLPLDAKALRRVAVIGPNAATARVQGGGSAAVFPASVVSPLEGIRAALPDGVLVGHAAGVRTALRPTPLEQADCRHPGTGEPGLLARYLDADGRELHREHRPSGRVLEPSEGAGLDSFGAVEVSTVFRAPTAGRWRIGVVGLGRIVLEADGAVLLDAYVPAESDDPTYLHVAPSFRQVELELTAGQEVALRARRTAEAAHGRVIVLAADPPVAAEAAELAAAVELARGADAVVVVVGTTDEHESEGFDRTTLRLPGGQDALVSAVAAANPATVVVVNTGGPVLLPWREEVAAVLLGWFPGQEGGDGLADVLFGRAEPGGRLPTSWPAEERDAPVLDTTPQGGVLAYTEGLHIGYRGWLRAGERPAYWFGHGLGYGAWEYLGLAVPELVAQGAGFFVRVALRNTGTRSSREVVQVYLARPGSGVERPVRWLAGFAAVRAEPGQRVEVDVPVDGRALQHWSVEDGRWLGEPGGFTVLAGPSSGELPLTAAVRLAGPAGR; this comes from the coding sequence ATGACCGACATCCGCACCACCGCCGACACCGCCACGGACCGGGGCCCGGCCCCCGCCGCCCCCGACCTGGCCCCGGCTGCCCCGAAGGCGGCCGCCCTGGACGCGGCCGCCCTGGCCCTGGACCTGGACCGCAAGGCCGCGCTGGTCTCCGGCGGCGGCACCTTCCGCACCAGCGCGGAACCCGCCCTGGGCCTGCGGCCGATCATCACCTCGGACGGGCCGGTCGGCGTCCGCGGCGAGCGCTGGGACGAGTCGGACACCGCGCTCGCGCTGCCCTCCGTCACCGCGATGGCCGCCGGCTGGGACGAGGACCTCGTCCGCGAACTGGGCGCCCTGCTCGCCGCCGAGGCCCGCCGCAAAGGCGTCGACATGCTGCTCGCCCCCACCCTCAACCTGCACCGGTCCCCGCTCGCCGGGCGGCACTTCGAATGCTTCTCCGAGGACCCGCTGCTCACCGGCCGGATCGGCGCGGCCTACATCGAGGGCGTGCAGAGCGGCGGGGTCGCGGCCACCGCCAAGCACTACGTCGCCAACGACTCGGAGACCGAACGGCTCACCCTGGACGCCCGGGTGGACGAGCGGACCCTGCGCGAGGTCTACCTGGCCCCCTTCGAGGCCGCCGTCCGGGCCGGGGTGTGGGCCGTGATGTCCGCCTACAACCGGGTCAACGGCGAGTCGATGAGCGAGAGTTCGCTGCTCGCCGAGCCGCTGAAGGGCGAGTGGGGCTTCGACGGCCTGGTGGTCTCCGACTGGGGCGCGATCCGCAACACCGCCCCCTCCGGCTCCGCCGGCGTCGACCTCGCCATGCCCGGCCCGAACGAGCACTGGGCCGCGGCCCTGGCCGAGGCCGTCCGGTCCGGCCTGGTGAGCGAGGCCGCCCTGGACGACAAGGTCCGCCGGCTGCTCCGGCTGGCCGGCCGGGTCTGCGCGCTCGACGGCCCGGCCACGGAGTCCGCCCCGGCCCCGACACCGGCCGACGACACGACCCGCGGACTGCTCCGCCGGGCGGCCGCGGCCGCCGCCGTGCTGCTGCACAACCGGGACGCCGTCCTGCCGCTGGACGCCAAGGCGCTGCGCCGGGTGGCCGTGATCGGCCCGAACGCCGCCACCGCCCGGGTACAGGGCGGCGGCAGCGCGGCGGTCTTCCCCGCCTCGGTGGTCTCCCCGCTGGAGGGCATCCGGGCCGCACTGCCCGACGGCGTCCTGGTCGGGCACGCCGCCGGGGTACGGACGGCGCTGCGGCCGACACCGCTGGAGCAGGCCGACTGCCGCCACCCGGGGACCGGCGAACCCGGCCTGCTGGCCCGCTACCTGGACGCCGACGGCCGGGAACTGCACCGCGAGCACCGGCCGAGCGGCCGGGTGCTGGAGCCTTCGGAGGGCGCCGGGCTCGACTCCTTCGGGGCGGTCGAGGTCAGCACCGTGTTCCGGGCGCCCACCGCCGGCCGCTGGCGGATCGGCGTGGTCGGCCTCGGCCGGATCGTGCTGGAGGCCGACGGCGCCGTGCTGCTGGACGCGTACGTGCCCGCCGAGTCCGACGACCCGACCTACCTGCACGTGGCACCCTCCTTCCGGCAGGTCGAACTTGAGCTGACGGCCGGCCAGGAGGTGGCCCTGCGGGCCCGGCGGACCGCCGAGGCGGCGCACGGCCGGGTGATCGTGCTCGCCGCCGACCCGCCGGTCGCCGCCGAGGCCGCCGAGCTGGCGGCCGCGGTGGAACTCGCCCGGGGCGCCGACGCCGTGGTCGTCGTGGTGGGCACCACCGACGAGCACGAGAGCGAGGGCTTCGACCGCACCACCCTGCGGCTGCCGGGCGGCCAGGACGCCCTGGTCTCGGCGGTCGCGGCGGCCAACCCGGCCACCGTGGTGGTGGTCAACACGGGCGGCCCGGTGCTGCTGCCCTGGCGCGAGGAGGTGGCGGCGGTGCTGCTCGGCTGGTTCCCCGGCCAGGAGGGCGGCGACGGGCTGGCCGACGTGCTGTTCGGCCGGGCCGAGCCGGGCGGGCGGCTGCCGACCAGCTGGCCGGCCGAGGAACGGGACGCGCCGGTGCTCGACACCACCCCGCAGGGCGGCGTGCTCGCCTACACGGAGGGGCTGCACATCGGCTACCGGGGCTGGCTGCGGGCCGGGGAGCGCCCGGCGTACTGGTTCGGGCACGGGCTCGGGTACGGCGCCTGGGAGTACCTGGGGCTGGCGGTGCCCGAACTCGTGGCGCAGGGGGCCGGGTTCTTTGTCCGGGTGGCGCTGCGCAACACCGGCACCCGCAGCTCGCGCGAGGTGGTGCAGGTCTACCTGGCGCGGCCCGGCAGCGGGGTGGAGCGGCCGGTGCGCTGGCTGGCCGGCTTCGCGGCCGTCCGGGCCGAGCCGGGGCAGCGGGTCGAGGTGGACGTGCCGGTGGACGGGCGGGCCCTGCAGCACTGGTCGGTGGAGGACGGGCGCTGGCTCGGGGAGCCCGGCGGGTTCACCGTGCTGGCCGGGCCGTCCAGCGGCGAGCTGCCGCTGACCGCCGCGGTGCGGCTGGCCGGGCCGGCCGGCAGGTAG
- a CDS encoding DUF6328 family protein, with translation MPTEPEPDRGPDVERHETPDERADRNLVELLQELRVVQTGVQIVFAFLLGLAFTSRFPQLDDFQTGVYVTTLLLTVVASAVLATPVALHRGLFHRGAKRRIVALSSRLAEAGLLFLALALSGAVLLITDVVLGSVPAAVITALTGLMFAGLWFVLPWTQRQR, from the coding sequence GTGCCGACGGAGCCGGAACCGGACCGGGGCCCGGACGTCGAGCGTCACGAGACGCCCGACGAGCGGGCCGACCGCAACCTGGTCGAACTGCTCCAGGAACTCCGGGTCGTCCAGACCGGCGTGCAGATCGTCTTCGCCTTCCTGCTGGGTCTGGCCTTCACCAGCCGGTTCCCGCAGCTCGACGACTTCCAGACCGGCGTCTACGTCACCACGCTGCTGCTCACCGTGGTCGCCTCGGCGGTGCTGGCCACCCCGGTCGCGCTGCACCGCGGGCTGTTCCACCGGGGGGCCAAGCGCCGGATCGTCGCGCTCTCCTCGCGGCTGGCCGAGGCGGGCCTGCTCTTCCTGGCGCTGGCGCTCAGCGGCGCCGTGCTGCTGATCACCGACGTGGTGCTCGGATCCGTACCGGCCGCGGTGATCACCGCGCTCACGGGGCTGATGTTCGCGGGCCTCTGGTTCGTCCTGCCGTGGACCCAGCGACAGCGGTGA